From one Candidatus Nanopelagicales bacterium genomic stretch:
- a CDS encoding AMP-binding protein translates to MMSLIVKPRPRSTGVDTRAGVRLACDLSRFGDAPAVWADDRWLTYAEFDRRIDDAAATLGRTRRLVAVPGLNTLDTLTWALAALRGGHVLLMSSGTETDAEILARYRPDVTIEQAGTSWAPRFHCEGSAHELHPDLALLLSTSGSTGSPKLVRLSAENLDSNAHAIAKYLSLDASDRAITTLPIAYCYGLSVVTSHLRVGAGIILTDLSVVDECFWTLAKRERATSIAGVPHTFELLERSGFHDRDLPSLRRLTQAGGRMPPDRVRRFAQSAAWDLYVMYGQTEATARMAYLPPHLAATAPETVGVPIPGGSVRIDPETGELIYSGPNVMLGYAERPEDLSRGRDITELRTGDLARVNRRGLIEITGRTGRVAKIFGLRIDLTRVEAQLRESVVTAVDSRLVVTTEGNLTRDDLEQLAVRCATTAGIPSCSVTAHCVAELPRLANGKPDLVSVRTLAAATATQVPQAAPACLDSLVLTFSQTLRRRDASPDDTFVSLGGDSLSYVSMSVRLEQQLGELPRGWHLMTIRQLSERIPGPSSVALPSTQVEPGPRDTSTRWAAIETSVALRAIAIAFIAGSHVGVFDIRGGAHLMLGIAGYNFARFHLSVADRFERLTRTTRSLMRFAVPAALWMATVALLTAEYSWGLFGVTFSDRPADAPEWRYWFIEVLVLSLVLAAALTAVSRLHRFERARPIAFALALLTVAVLVREVTRGPEGSGSMYTVWAAFWVFCLGWVIARLQGAAIPKRVSAAPTSATSRFIGEFVSSALIVALVPAFFDRPIRGVVVTGGLLVLVWLPQVHVPRVAAPFIGTLAAASLFIYLSHWQTYPPLADTPWLAFGVAVSAGIFINGALVTIRRR, encoded by the coding sequence ATGATGAGCCTGATTGTCAAGCCGCGCCCGCGCAGCACTGGCGTAGATACCAGAGCCGGCGTCCGGCTGGCCTGCGATCTGAGCCGCTTTGGTGACGCCCCTGCTGTGTGGGCGGACGACCGTTGGCTGACCTACGCCGAGTTTGATCGACGGATCGACGATGCTGCCGCGACCCTCGGTCGGACGCGGCGCCTGGTGGCCGTACCCGGCCTCAACACCCTGGACACTCTCACTTGGGCCCTGGCAGCTCTGCGCGGCGGCCACGTGCTCCTGATGAGCTCGGGCACCGAGACCGACGCCGAGATCCTCGCGCGCTACCGGCCCGACGTCACTATCGAACAGGCCGGTACCAGTTGGGCACCCCGATTCCACTGCGAGGGATCGGCACATGAGCTGCACCCGGACCTAGCGCTGCTGCTAAGCACGTCGGGCTCCACGGGTTCGCCGAAGCTTGTGCGCCTGTCAGCGGAGAACCTCGACTCCAACGCACACGCCATCGCCAAGTATCTGAGCCTGGACGCGTCCGACCGAGCGATCACCACGCTGCCAATCGCCTACTGCTACGGCTTGTCGGTCGTAACAAGTCACCTGCGCGTCGGCGCGGGGATCATCCTCACCGACCTGTCCGTCGTGGATGAGTGTTTCTGGACACTGGCCAAGCGCGAACGCGCGACATCGATCGCGGGCGTGCCCCACACGTTCGAGCTGCTCGAACGCAGCGGATTCCATGACAGGGATCTGCCGAGCCTTCGCCGACTAACCCAGGCAGGCGGTCGGATGCCCCCGGACCGCGTGCGGCGGTTCGCCCAATCCGCGGCATGGGACCTGTATGTCATGTACGGCCAGACCGAAGCCACGGCCCGGATGGCCTATCTGCCGCCTCACCTCGCCGCGACTGCCCCGGAGACGGTCGGGGTCCCCATCCCCGGTGGATCAGTGCGGATCGACCCAGAGACTGGCGAACTGATCTACTCAGGGCCCAACGTCATGCTCGGCTACGCCGAGAGGCCTGAGGATCTGTCCCGAGGCCGCGACATCACCGAGCTGCGCACCGGCGACCTGGCCCGCGTAAATCGCAGGGGCCTAATCGAGATCACCGGACGCACTGGCCGGGTAGCCAAGATCTTCGGACTGCGCATAGATCTGACCCGCGTTGAAGCCCAACTCCGCGAATCTGTCGTCACGGCTGTCGACTCCCGTCTCGTGGTGACAACCGAGGGCAACCTCACGCGAGACGACCTGGAGCAGCTCGCCGTGAGATGCGCCACGACCGCCGGTATCCCGTCGTGCTCGGTCACAGCGCACTGCGTTGCCGAACTCCCCCGACTCGCGAACGGCAAGCCGGACCTGGTGTCAGTCAGAACTCTGGCCGCCGCGACCGCGACTCAAGTCCCGCAAGCTGCGCCGGCGTGCCTCGACTCCCTTGTCCTGACCTTCTCGCAGACCCTCCGCCGCCGCGATGCCAGTCCCGACGACACGTTCGTCTCCCTCGGCGGGGACTCGCTGTCATACGTGTCGATGTCAGTCAGGCTCGAGCAGCAACTCGGCGAGCTTCCGCGCGGCTGGCACTTGATGACAATCCGCCAGCTGTCGGAACGTATCCCAGGTCCCAGCTCGGTGGCCTTGCCATCCACGCAGGTCGAGCCAGGACCCCGCGACACCTCCACCCGCTGGGCCGCGATCGAAACCAGCGTCGCACTTCGGGCGATCGCCATAGCGTTCATCGCCGGCTCGCACGTTGGCGTCTTCGACATACGCGGCGGCGCGCACCTGATGCTCGGAATCGCTGGCTACAACTTCGCCCGCTTCCACCTGTCGGTCGCGGATCGCTTCGAGCGACTGACGCGCACAACTCGGAGCCTGATGCGGTTCGCAGTCCCAGCGGCACTGTGGATGGCGACCGTTGCCCTGCTGACGGCGGAGTACAGCTGGGGCCTATTCGGCGTGACATTCTCCGACCGACCGGCCGACGCGCCTGAGTGGCGGTACTGGTTCATCGAGGTGCTCGTTCTGAGCCTTGTCCTGGCGGCGGCGCTGACGGCGGTTTCGCGTCTGCACCGGTTCGAGCGGGCCCGGCCTATCGCCTTCGCCCTGGCACTGCTGACCGTCGCTGTCCTAGTCCGCGAGGTGACACGTGGCCCAGAAGGTTCAGGATCGATGTACACGGTGTGGGCGGCATTCTGGGTGTTTTGCCTAGGGTGGGTGATCGCCAGACTGCAGGGCGCCGCTATCCCCAAGCGCGTGTCGGCGGCGCCGACGAGCGCCACGTCCCGGTTCATCGGCGAGTTCGTATCCAGTGCGCTCATCGTCGCCCTCGTTCCGGCGTTCTTCGACCGGCCCATCCGAGGCGTCGTGGTCACCGGTGGTCTCTTGGTTCTGGTGTGGCTGCCACAGGTGCATGTTCCACGGGTGGCAGCACCATTCATAGGCACGCTGGCCGCCGCCTCACTGTTCATCTACCTGAGCCATTGGCAGACCTACCCACCACTGGCTGATACACCGTGGTTGGCGTTCGGTGTCGCCGTGAGTGCCGGGATCTTCATCAACGGGGCACTAGTTACGATCCGAAGACGATGA
- a CDS encoding holo-ACP synthase produces the protein MNQTTHPDADPALAQLATGVDIVHIPRIAKLIDEPGQHSPGQHSPGQHFLDKVFTTAEQATCAGNPERLAARWAAKEATIKALGLHIADIDLRDIEVISAEGAPPRLALHGSADEAAKRLGPGVISLSLAHDGDYAIAFVVSTSSTRAIKPR, from the coding sequence ATGAATCAAACCACCCATCCTGATGCCGATCCCGCCCTTGCCCAACTCGCGACCGGAGTGGACATCGTCCACATCCCCCGAATCGCCAAGCTCATAGATGAACCCGGCCAGCACTCCCCCGGCCAGCACTCCCCCGGACAGCACTTCCTCGACAAGGTCTTCACAACGGCCGAGCAGGCAACCTGCGCTGGCAACCCCGAACGCCTGGCGGCGCGATGGGCCGCCAAGGAAGCGACGATCAAGGCACTGGGACTCCACATAGCCGACATCGACCTGCGTGACATCGAAGTGATCAGCGCCGAGGGCGCCCCACCCCGGTTGGCACTCCACGGCTCAGCCGATGAAGCCGCCAAGAGACTTGGACCGGGCGTCATCTCGCTGTCCCTCGCCCACGATGGCGACTACGCGATCGCCTTCGTCGTGTCCACCTCATCGACCCGCGCCATCAAGCCAAGGTAA